In Fusarium falciforme chromosome 10, complete sequence, a single genomic region encodes these proteins:
- a CDS encoding Cytochrome P450 produces the protein MLQYSFANALDAHRLLEWAKLLGVTLFGSIISLIIYTLVHHAFFHPLAKYPGPVLAKFTNLYSAYHAWKGDIHTDILRCHEKYGVWVRYAPNRVLINTVGGLRDVYGHGAPVTKGHSYKVLSARAPNTLTMQDKVQHSRRRRVLSQAFSESSLRKFEPVMQARIDRFLRVVRGADLQAGQWSEPSNMAHRFTHLAFDTMTALTFDIDYRTIEDGEYRFVMDTIEKSNVRLAALWQMPNLTFGGLDRKLLPESDKAAKRFVLFLRSLMKIRLGEDKADNNDIFSFLQQCKDSDTGQHLTLKELSTETATFVVAGVDTSSTTMAAMAHYLSCTDKAYRQAVEEVRAAFDSVEEIQLGKKLNSCVFLRACMDEALRLSPPGGGPPWRVIDNDKGMMINGQFVPPGCEVGSGIYAMQRSPANWEHPHRFIPERWADEVEGRRPYFPFNIGPRSCVGKPLAIAQIMLTFARLLFEFDFERAEETTRSKANLDMLDSQTIPYVLRDHVTGQKDGPMLRFRPRF, from the exons ATGTTGCAGTATTCATTTGCAAACGCTTTGGATGCGCATAGACTCCTTGAATGGGCAAAGCTTCTCGGTGTGACGTTATTTGGAAGCATTATATCTTTG ATTATCTACACACTGGTTCATCATGCCTTCTTCCACCCTCTGGCCAAATACCCAGGCCCCGTCCTCGCAAAGTTCACCAACCTATACAGTGCCTACCATGCCTGGAAAGGTGATATACACACAGACATATTGAGATGTCACGAGAAGTATG GGGTATGGGTGCGCTATGCACCGAACCGCGTCTTGATCAACACCGTGGGCGGTCTTCGAG ATGTCTATGGCCACGGCGCACCTGTGACCAAAGGCCACTCCTACAAGGTCCTGTCGGCTAGGGCGCCCAACACCCTGACTATGCAAGATAAGGTCCAACACTCTCGTCGCAGACGGGTTCTCAGTCAGGCGTTCTCCGAGAGCAGCTTGCGGAAGTTCGAGCCCGTCATGCAGGCCCGGATTGATAGGTTTCTACGGGTTGTACGTGGTGCCGACCTGCAGGCAGGACAATGGTCAGAGCCTTCGAATATGGCCCATCGAT TCACACATTTGGCATTCGACACGATGACTGCCCTCACATTCGACATCGACTACCGCACGATAGAAGATGGCGAGTACCGCTTCGTGATGGACACAATCGAGAAGTCAAATGTCCGGCTCGCCGCGCTGTGGCAAATGCCCAACCTGACCTTCGGGGGCCTGGATCGCAAGCTACTACCAGAGTCAGACAAGGCAGCCAAGAGATTTGTGTTGTTTCTCCGATCACTGATGAAGATCCGGCTAGGGGAGGACAAAGCGGACAACAACGACATTTTCTCGTTCCTGCAACAGTGCAAAGACTCGGACACGGGGCAGCATCTGACGCTGAAGGAGCTGAGCACGGAGACGGCAACATTTGTCGTGGCTG GTGTTGATACCtcatcgacgacgatggctgCGATGGCCCACTACCTTTCATGCACGGACAAGGCCTACCGTCAAGCAGTGGAAGAGGTCCGCGCAGCGTTTGACTCGGTCGAGGAAATTCAACTCGGGAAGAAGCTCAACTCGTGCGTGTTCCTAAGAGCCTGCATGGATGAAGCGCTACGCTTGTCCCCGCCGGGAGGAGGTCCGCCGTGGCGTGTCATCGACAACGACAAGGGCATGATGATCAATGGGCAGTTCGTGCCGCCCGGATGCGAGGTCGGCTCGGGGATCTACGCAATGCAGCGCAGTCCTGCGAACTGGGAACACCCCCATCGGTTCATACCCGAGCGGTGGGCCGACGAGGTGGAGGGCCGGCGTCCATATTTCCCCTTCAATATCGGTCCTAGAAGCTGCGTTGGGAAACCGCTAGCAATTGCGCAAATCATGCTGACGTTCGCTCGCCTGCTGTTTGAGTTCGACTTCGAGAGGGCAGAAGAGACAACGAGGAGTAAAGCAAATCTCGACATGTTGGACTCGCAAACGATCCCGTATGTTCTGAGAGACCATGTGACGGGGCAGAAAGATGGACCGATGCTGCGATTCCGCCCGAGATTCTGA
- a CDS encoding Aminotransferase: MFPPPPASDIDWSSVDLSLKIPVKGHVEARYNASTGTWSAPVLETNPNISVSGISPALNYGQQCFEGMKAYRQTSGDIVIFRPEVHAARIAKSAAAVCLPPPPKDLFIECVRAAVAANAELVPPSSSNGALYIRPVLFGSSAQLALAPSEESILAVYVYPLLPYHGSAATDALILEDFDRTAPFGTGPFKVGGNYSPVWKHAAAAKEKGYGITLHVDSATRTKIDEFSTSGFLGFKSDGSEKTLVVPLAENAVQSVTSASLTRIAELQGWTIQRDEVPLHTLSSIQEVVAVGTVAVVVPIRSISRLSTSDKFTFPGTSNPDKIESQLLGLARTLSDIARGNREDTEGWCWKVTEHGPNSITPSRL, translated from the exons ATGTTTCCGCCCCCACCTGCTTCTGATATCG ACTGGTCAAGCGTCGACCTCTCCCTTAAGATCCCAGTCAAGGGTCACGTCGAGGCTCGCTACAATGCCTCGACCGGCACCTGGAGTGCGCCCGTCCTCGAAACGAACCCGAACATCTCCGTAAGCGGCATATCCCCCGCCTTGAACTATGGGCAGCAATGCTTCGAGGGTATGAAGGCCTATCGACAGACGTCAGGCGACATTGTCATCTTCCGCCCCGAGGTCCACGCCGCACGCATAGCCAAGTCCGCTGCGGCCGTGTGCCTCCCACCGCCTCCCAAGGACCTGTTCATCGAGTGCGTCCGCGCGGCGGTGGCTGCCAACGCTGAGCTGGTCCCGCCCTCGTCGTCCAACGGCGCGTTGTACATCCGCCCCGTGCTGTTCGGGTCTTCAGCGCAACTGGCGTTGGCACCGTCAGAGGAGTCCATCCTAGCAGTTTATGTCTACCCTCTTCTGCCCTACCACGGCTCGGCCGCCACCGACGCACTGATCTTGGAGGATTTTGACCGCACGGCGCCTTTCGGAACTGGGCCATTCAAGGTCGGCGGGAACTACTCGCCCGTGTGGAAGCACGCTGCGgccgccaaggagaagggctaCGGGATCACGCTACACGTGGACAGCGCCACCCGGACCAAGATTGACGAGTTCTCCACCAgcggcttcttgggcttcaagTCTGATGGCTCCGAGAAGACTCTTGTCGTCCCGCTTGCTGAGAATGCAGTGCAGAGTGTCACAAGCGCATCCTTGACCAGGATAGCAGAGCTGCAGGGCTGGACTATCCAGCGTGACGAG GTCCCATTGCATACGCTTTCTTCCATCCAAGAGGTGGTCGCGGTTGGTACGGTGGCAGTTGTTGTTCCCATTCGAAGCATCTCTCGCTTGTCCACGAGCGACAAGTTCACGTTCCCTGGCACTTCGAACCCAGACAAGATCGAAAGCCAGCTGCTGGGACTGGCTCGTACACTATCAGACATAGCACGAGGCAACCGGGAGGATACTGAAGGATGGTGCTGGAAGGTCACGGAACATGGCCCGAACAGCATCACTCCCAGCCGTCTGTAG